One region of Mycolicibacterium rhodesiae NBB3 genomic DNA includes:
- the metX gene encoding homoserine O-acetyltransferase MetX has protein sequence MTVLDGEVDVNTLPAEGEVGHVDIGSLTLENGAVIDEVTIAVQRWGELSPNRDNVVVVLHALTGDSHVTGPSGPGDETEGWWEGVAGPGAPIDTNRWCAIATNVLGGFRGSTGPSSLHPDGKPWGSRFPLISIRDQVEADVAALKALGITQVAAVVGGSMGGARALEWIIGHPDTVRAALVLAVGARATADQIGTQSTQVAAIKSDPNWSGGDYYDTGLTPDSGMQIARRFAHLTYRGETELDDRFANDPQGAEDPANGGRYSIQSYLEYQGRKLLARFDAGTYVALTESLSSHDVGRGRGGIEAALRSCPVPVVVGGITSDRLYPLRLQEELAALLPGCSELNVVDSIYGHDGFLVETEAVGELIRKTLDLASR, from the coding sequence ATGACGGTGCTCGATGGAGAAGTCGACGTGAACACGCTGCCCGCCGAAGGCGAGGTCGGCCATGTCGACATCGGCTCTCTGACACTGGAAAACGGTGCCGTCATCGACGAAGTCACGATCGCCGTGCAACGGTGGGGCGAGCTGTCACCGAACCGCGACAACGTCGTCGTCGTACTGCACGCGCTCACCGGCGACTCACACGTCACCGGTCCCAGCGGTCCTGGCGACGAAACAGAGGGATGGTGGGAAGGCGTCGCCGGACCCGGCGCCCCGATCGACACCAACCGCTGGTGCGCGATCGCGACCAACGTGCTCGGCGGCTTCCGCGGATCGACCGGTCCGAGCTCGCTGCACCCGGACGGCAAGCCATGGGGCTCGCGGTTTCCGCTCATCTCGATACGCGACCAGGTGGAAGCCGATGTGGCCGCGCTGAAAGCGCTCGGCATCACCCAGGTCGCCGCCGTGGTCGGCGGTTCGATGGGTGGTGCCCGCGCACTGGAGTGGATCATCGGCCACCCGGACACGGTGCGCGCAGCGCTGGTGCTGGCCGTCGGAGCCCGCGCGACCGCCGATCAGATCGGTACCCAGAGCACGCAGGTCGCGGCGATCAAATCCGATCCGAACTGGTCGGGCGGCGACTACTACGACACCGGCCTGACCCCGGATAGCGGTATGCAGATCGCCCGCCGCTTCGCACACCTCACCTATCGAGGCGAGACCGAACTGGACGATCGCTTCGCCAACGACCCGCAGGGGGCCGAGGATCCGGCCAATGGCGGCCGCTATTCGATTCAGAGCTATCTCGAATACCAGGGCCGCAAGCTGCTGGCGCGGTTCGACGCGGGCACGTACGTCGCACTCACCGAGTCCCTGTCCAGTCACGACGTTGGCCGTGGCCGCGGCGGCATCGAGGCCGCGCTGCGCAGCTGCCCCGTGCCCGTGGTGGTCGGCGGCATCACCTCCGACCGGTTGTACCCATTGCGACTGCAGGAGGAATTGGCCGCGCTCCTGCCGGGTTGTAGCGAGTTGAACGTGGTCGACTCGATTTACGGCCACGACGGTTTCCTGGTCGAGACGGAGGCGGTGGGCGAACTGATCCGCAAGACATTGGACTTGGCGTCGAGATGA
- a CDS encoding bifunctional methylenetetrahydrofolate dehydrogenase/methenyltetrahydrofolate cyclohydrolase gives MGAQVLDGKATRDEIFVDLMERVATLTAAGHTPGLGTVLVGDDPGSHAYVRGKHADCAKVGINSIRRDLPADISQAKLDETIDELNANPECTGYIVQLPLPKHLNENAALERVDPGKDADGLHPTNLGRLVLNEPAPLPCTPRGIVHLLRRYEVEIAGAEVVVIGRGVTVGRPLGLLLTRRSENATVTLCHTATRHLPQHTREADIIIAAAGMPHMVTAEMVRKGAAVIDVGVSRDDAGKLVGDVHPDVWDVAGHVSPNPGGVGPLTRAFLLTNVVERAEVLAGA, from the coding sequence GTGGGTGCACAAGTTCTGGACGGTAAGGCCACACGGGACGAGATCTTCGTCGACCTCATGGAGCGGGTGGCGACGCTGACCGCCGCCGGTCACACGCCCGGACTGGGCACGGTGCTGGTCGGCGACGACCCCGGCTCACACGCGTATGTCCGAGGCAAGCATGCGGACTGCGCCAAGGTGGGCATCAACTCGATCCGTCGCGATCTGCCCGCCGACATCAGCCAGGCCAAGCTCGACGAAACCATCGACGAACTGAACGCCAACCCCGAATGCACCGGTTACATCGTGCAGTTGCCGCTACCCAAGCACCTCAACGAGAACGCGGCGCTCGAGAGGGTCGACCCGGGTAAAGATGCCGACGGGTTGCACCCGACGAATCTGGGCCGGCTGGTGCTCAACGAGCCGGCACCGCTGCCGTGCACCCCGCGCGGCATCGTACACCTGCTGCGTCGCTACGAGGTCGAGATCGCGGGCGCCGAGGTCGTGGTCATCGGTCGCGGGGTCACGGTCGGCAGACCGCTGGGCCTGCTGCTGACCCGCCGGTCTGAAAACGCGACGGTCACGTTGTGCCACACCGCGACTCGGCACCTGCCGCAGCACACGCGCGAGGCCGACATCATCATCGCCGCCGCCGGGATGCCGCACATGGTGACCGCCGAAATGGTCCGTAAGGGCGCCGCGGTCATCGACGTCGGCGTGAGCCGCGACGATGCGGGCAAGCTCGTCGGCGACGTACACCCCGACGTCTGGGACGTCGCCGGTCACGTATCGCCCAACCCAGGCGGCGTCGGACCACTGACCCGAGCGTTTCTGTTGACCAATGTGGTCGAGCGGGCTGAGGTTTTGGCAGGCGCATGA
- a CDS encoding NADH:flavin oxidoreductase → MNTQPNVFTPAKLGPVTLRNRIIKAATFEASSPNALVTDDLITYHRLPAAGGVGMTTVAYLAVSQGGRTEGNVIWWRPEAMPGLKKLTEAIHAEGAAISAQIGHAGPVANARSTKATAYAPVRFFNPLSMRFAKKATREDINDIIGAHANAARMAIEAGFDAVEIHLGHNYFASSFLSPLINRRDDEFGGSLENRAKVARGMVMAVRRAVEKEGTPIAVTAKLTMADGVRGGIPLEESLQTAKWLEEDGGLDALELTAGSSLVNPMYLFRGDAPVKEFAGAFKPPLRWGIRMTGKKFLRSYPYREAFLLRDAKLFRAELKMPLILLGGITNRETMDLAMAEGFDFVAMGRALLAEPDLINRIKDDGDAHSIRSLCTHCNKCMATIYSHTHCVVTGSPG, encoded by the coding sequence ATGAACACGCAGCCCAATGTGTTCACCCCGGCCAAGCTCGGCCCGGTGACCCTGCGCAATCGAATAATCAAGGCCGCGACGTTCGAGGCGTCCTCGCCGAACGCTCTCGTGACGGACGACCTCATCACCTATCACCGCCTGCCCGCCGCCGGCGGCGTCGGCATGACGACCGTCGCGTATCTGGCGGTGTCTCAGGGCGGGCGCACCGAGGGCAACGTGATCTGGTGGCGCCCCGAGGCGATGCCCGGCCTGAAGAAGCTGACCGAGGCAATTCACGCCGAGGGTGCGGCGATCAGTGCCCAGATCGGTCATGCCGGGCCGGTCGCCAATGCCCGCTCGACAAAGGCCACGGCGTACGCGCCGGTGCGCTTCTTCAACCCCTTGTCGATGCGATTCGCCAAGAAGGCCACCCGCGAAGACATCAACGACATCATCGGCGCGCACGCCAATGCGGCCAGAATGGCGATCGAGGCGGGCTTCGACGCGGTCGAAATTCATTTGGGGCACAACTACTTCGCGAGTTCGTTTCTCAGCCCGTTGATCAATCGGCGCGACGATGAGTTCGGCGGCTCGCTCGAGAACCGGGCCAAGGTGGCGCGCGGCATGGTGATGGCGGTGCGGCGCGCCGTGGAGAAGGAGGGCACGCCGATCGCGGTCACCGCGAAGCTGACGATGGCCGACGGAGTTCGCGGCGGCATCCCGCTCGAGGAGTCGCTGCAGACCGCGAAATGGCTGGAAGAAGACGGCGGCCTCGACGCCCTCGAACTCACCGCGGGCAGCTCACTGGTCAACCCGATGTATCTGTTCCGCGGCGATGCGCCGGTCAAGGAATTCGCGGGAGCGTTCAAACCACCGCTGCGGTGGGGCATCCGGATGACCGGTAAGAAGTTCTTGCGTTCGTATCCCTACCGGGAGGCCTTCTTGTTGCGGGACGCAAAACTGTTCCGCGCCGAACTCAAAATGCCGCTGATCCTGTTGGGCGGCATCACAAATCGCGAGACGATGGACCTGGCGATGGCCGAGGGTTTCGACTTCGTCGCCATGGGCCGGGCGCTGCTGGCCGAACCCGACCTCATCAACCGCATCAAGGACGACGGTGACGCGCACTCGATCCGGTCGCTGTGCACGCACTGCAACAAATGCATGGCCACGATCTACAGCCACACGCACTGCGTGGTGACGGGCTCGCCCGGTTAA
- a CDS encoding DUF3017 domain-containing protein — protein MTLREFARKVFHGQWPILLPGVILIVAFGLVIAGYWRRGALVLAIGVAVAAVLRLTLPEDRAGLLAVRSRIVDVATTASVSATILYIAWTIDPLGTS, from the coding sequence ATGACGCTGCGGGAGTTCGCGCGCAAAGTCTTCCACGGGCAATGGCCGATCCTGTTGCCCGGCGTGATCCTGATCGTCGCGTTCGGACTCGTGATCGCCGGCTACTGGCGTCGCGGAGCCCTGGTGCTCGCGATCGGAGTGGCCGTCGCCGCGGTGCTGCGGCTCACCCTGCCCGAGGACAGGGCGGGCCTGCTCGCGGTGCGCAGCCGCATCGTCGATGTCGCCACCACCGCGAGCGTCAGCGCGACGATTCTGTACATCGCGTGGACGATCGACCCGTTGGGCACCAGCTAG
- a CDS encoding TetR/AcrR family transcriptional regulator: MPRPARYTVDELLDAAATLLADGGPAAVSMSAVARAVGAPSGSMYHRFSTRAALCGELWIRTEQRFHSGVTAALSAPDDPQTRCVAAARFTVRWCREHPNEAQVLLAGADALGAADWPAHLTAARRRLHRRLRQSLAELPADADRVNAAIIDIPYSVVRRHLLAKRAIPGSADGIVADCARALIPKG; this comes from the coding sequence ATGCCGAGGCCCGCGCGATACACCGTCGATGAACTGCTCGATGCTGCCGCGACCCTGTTGGCTGACGGGGGTCCGGCCGCGGTGAGCATGTCGGCGGTAGCGCGCGCGGTGGGTGCGCCCAGCGGGTCGATGTACCACCGTTTCTCGACCAGAGCTGCGCTGTGCGGCGAATTGTGGATTCGCACCGAACAGCGCTTCCACTCCGGCGTGACGGCGGCGCTGTCGGCCCCGGACGACCCGCAGACGCGGTGTGTCGCCGCGGCGCGGTTTACGGTGCGGTGGTGCCGTGAGCATCCGAATGAGGCGCAGGTGCTGCTCGCCGGCGCCGACGCCCTAGGTGCCGCTGACTGGCCCGCGCACCTGACGGCGGCACGGCGACGGTTGCACCGCAGACTGCGTCAGTCGTTGGCGGAGCTGCCTGCGGACGCCGATCGGGTGAACGCCGCGATCATCGACATTCCCTACTCCGTCGTGCGGCGGCACCTGCTCGCGAAGCGGGCGATCCCCGGCAGCGCGGACGGCATCGTGGCGGACTGCGCGAGGGCATTGATCCCCAAGGGCTGA
- a CDS encoding bifunctional o-acetylhomoserine/o-acetylserine sulfhydrylase produces the protein MSAPEDPTQNWAFETKQVHAGQTPDIATNARALPIYQTTSYTFNSTEHAAALFGLAEPGNIYTRIMNPTQDVVEQRIAALEGGVAALFLASGQAAEHFAILNLANAGDHIVSSPRLYGGTYNLFHYTLPKIGIEVSFVSDPDDVDSWRAAVRPNTKAFFGETISNPKIDVLDIPSVAAVAHDNGVPLIVDNTIATPYLIQPLAHGADIVVHSATKYLGGHGAAIAGVIVDGGTFDWTNGKFPGFTTPDPSYHGVVFAELGPPAYALKARVQLLRDLGSAASPFNAFLIAQGLETLSLRVERHVANAQRVAEYLAGHSDVVSVNYAGLPTSPWYDLGKKLAPKGTGAVLAFELAGGIDAGKAFVNALTLHSHVANIGDVRSLVIHPASTTHAQLSPEEQLATGVTPGLVRLAVGIEGYDDIVADLEQGFAAAKPFNSAGSSDPKATAAF, from the coding sequence ATGAGCGCGCCAGAAGACCCCACCCAAAACTGGGCGTTCGAGACCAAGCAGGTGCACGCGGGCCAAACTCCGGACATCGCGACCAACGCACGTGCCCTGCCGATCTACCAGACCACGTCGTACACGTTCAACAGCACCGAGCACGCCGCCGCACTGTTCGGGCTCGCCGAGCCCGGCAACATCTACACCCGGATCATGAACCCGACGCAGGACGTCGTCGAGCAGCGCATCGCCGCGCTCGAGGGCGGCGTCGCGGCTCTCTTTCTGGCCTCGGGTCAGGCCGCCGAGCACTTCGCGATCCTGAATCTGGCCAACGCCGGCGACCACATCGTCTCCAGCCCGCGGCTGTACGGCGGCACCTACAACCTGTTCCATTACACGCTGCCCAAGATCGGTATCGAGGTCAGTTTCGTCTCCGATCCCGACGACGTGGACTCGTGGCGGGCCGCCGTGCGACCCAACACCAAGGCGTTTTTCGGCGAGACGATCTCCAACCCCAAGATCGATGTTCTCGACATTCCATCGGTCGCGGCAGTGGCTCATGACAACGGCGTGCCGCTGATCGTCGACAACACGATCGCCACGCCCTATCTGATCCAGCCTCTCGCCCACGGCGCCGACATCGTCGTGCACTCGGCCACCAAGTACCTCGGCGGCCATGGCGCGGCGATCGCGGGTGTGATCGTCGACGGCGGCACCTTCGACTGGACCAACGGCAAATTCCCCGGCTTCACCACCCCGGACCCGAGCTACCACGGTGTGGTGTTCGCCGAACTCGGCCCTCCCGCATACGCATTGAAGGCCCGCGTACAACTGCTGCGCGATCTCGGCTCGGCAGCGTCGCCGTTCAACGCGTTCCTGATCGCCCAGGGGCTGGAGACGCTGAGCCTGCGCGTCGAACGGCATGTCGCCAACGCACAGCGCGTCGCCGAGTATTTGGCCGGACACTCCGACGTCGTCTCCGTGAACTACGCGGGACTGCCGACCTCGCCGTGGTACGACCTCGGAAAGAAGCTGGCGCCCAAGGGAACCGGCGCGGTGCTGGCCTTCGAGCTGGCCGGCGGCATCGACGCGGGCAAAGCGTTCGTCAACGCGCTGACGCTGCACAGCCATGTCGCCAACATCGGAGACGTGCGCTCGCTGGTCATTCATCCGGCTTCGACGACGCATGCGCAGCTGTCACCGGAGGAGCAGCTGGCCACCGGCGTCACTCCGGGACTGGTGCGCCTCGCGGTCGGCATCGAAGGCTACGACGACATCGTCGCGGACCTGGAGCAGGGCTTCGCCGCGGCCAAGCCGTTCAACTCCGCGGGATCGTCGGATCCCAAAGCCACGGCGGCATTCTGA
- a CDS encoding class I SAM-dependent methyltransferase: MTGNASQRSLSFGAEAAAYERGRPSYPPEAIDWLLPPDARDVLDLGAGTGKLTTRLVERGLDVVAVDPIPEMLELLSNSLPDTPALLGTAEEIPLPDDSVDAVLVAQAWHWFDTERAVKEVARVLRPGGRLGLVWNARDERLGWVKDLGTIIGHENAQFNERTALPDVFTDVEHHRVDWTSYLTPQALIDLVASRSYCITSPENVRSQTLDRVRELLATHPALANSNGLALPYVTMSTRATLS, encoded by the coding sequence GTGACAGGCAATGCGTCGCAGCGCTCCCTGTCGTTCGGTGCGGAGGCCGCGGCATACGAGCGCGGCAGACCGTCGTACCCTCCGGAAGCCATCGACTGGCTGCTTCCGCCCGATGCCCGTGACGTGCTCGACCTCGGCGCGGGCACAGGCAAGTTGACGACGCGGTTGGTCGAACGCGGCCTCGACGTCGTTGCCGTCGATCCGATTCCGGAAATGCTCGAGCTGCTCAGCAACTCGCTACCCGATACACCTGCGCTGCTCGGCACCGCCGAGGAGATCCCGCTGCCCGACGACAGTGTCGACGCTGTGCTCGTTGCGCAGGCCTGGCACTGGTTCGACACCGAGCGGGCCGTCAAGGAAGTGGCACGCGTGCTGCGGCCGGGCGGCCGGCTGGGCCTGGTGTGGAACGCCCGCGACGAGCGGCTGGGTTGGGTGAAGGACCTCGGCACGATCATCGGCCACGAGAACGCCCAGTTCAACGAGCGGACGGCGCTTCCCGACGTGTTCACCGACGTCGAGCATCACCGTGTCGACTGGACGAGTTACCTGACGCCGCAGGCACTCATCGACCTCGTGGCCTCGCGCAGTTACTGCATCACGTCCCCGGAGAACGTGCGCAGTCAAACGCTGGACCGGGTGCGCGAACTGCTGGCCACCCACCCCGCGCTGGCCAACTCCAACGGGCTGGCACTGCCGTATGTGACCATGTCCACCCGCGCGACGCTGTCCTGA
- a CDS encoding NADP-dependent isocitrate dehydrogenase, which translates to MSQEQPTIIYTLTDEAPLLATYGFLPIIRTFTEPAGINVTTSDISVAARILAEFGDYLTEEQRVPDNLGKLGELTQSPDTNIIKLPNISASVPQLYAAIKELQEKGYAIPDYPAQPKSDEEKELNRRYGKILGSAVNPVLREGNSDRRAPNAVKEYARKHPHSMGEFSQASRTHVATMKEGDFYHGEKSMTLDRDRKVRMELKTKGGKVIVLKPETALQDGDVIDSMFMSKKALVAFYEQQIEDAYKTGVMFSLHVKATMMKVSHPIVFGHCVKVFYRDAFAKHQDVLDDLGVNVNNGMVDLYNKIESLPSFQREQIIQDIHDVHEHRPELAMVDSAKGITNFHSPSDVIVDASMPAMIRLGGKMYGADGRTKDTKAVNPESTFSRIYQEMINWCKTNGQFDPTTMGTVPNVGLMAQKAEEYGSHDKTFEIPEDGVADIVDVDSGEVLLSWDVEEGDIWRMPVTKDAAIKDWVKLAVTRARASGMTAVFWLDTERPHEVELRKKVKRYLQDHDTEGLHIQIMPQVWAMRYTLERATRGQDTIAVTGNILRDYLTDLFPILELGTSAKMLSIVPLMAGGGMYETGAGGSAPKHVQQLVEENHLRWDSLGEFLALGACFEDLGEKTGNKRATLLGKTLDGAIGKLLENDKGPSRKTGELDNRGSQFYLAMYWAQELAKQSDDSELADHFAKLAKTLEEKEDAIVAELAEVQGDSVDIGGYYWPDPEKTTAIMRPSKTLNSTLEGVTEQPVTEG; encoded by the coding sequence ATGAGCCAAGAGCAGCCGACCATCATCTACACCCTGACCGACGAGGCGCCGCTGCTTGCGACCTATGGCTTTCTGCCGATCATTCGGACCTTCACCGAGCCGGCGGGCATCAACGTCACCACCAGTGACATCTCGGTGGCGGCCCGCATCCTGGCCGAGTTCGGCGACTACCTGACCGAAGAGCAGCGCGTGCCGGACAACCTCGGCAAGCTGGGCGAGCTGACGCAGTCGCCGGACACCAACATCATCAAGCTGCCCAACATCAGCGCGTCGGTGCCGCAGCTCTACGCCGCGATCAAGGAGCTGCAGGAGAAGGGCTACGCGATTCCCGACTACCCGGCGCAGCCGAAGAGCGACGAGGAGAAGGAGCTCAACCGGCGCTACGGCAAGATCCTCGGCAGTGCGGTGAACCCCGTTCTGCGCGAAGGGAACTCGGACCGCCGCGCGCCCAACGCCGTGAAGGAGTACGCGCGCAAGCACCCGCACAGCATGGGCGAGTTCTCCCAGGCATCGCGCACGCACGTCGCGACCATGAAGGAAGGGGACTTCTACCACGGCGAGAAGTCGATGACCCTGGATCGCGACCGCAAGGTCCGCATGGAGCTGAAAACCAAGGGCGGCAAAGTCATTGTGCTCAAGCCCGAGACGGCGTTGCAGGACGGCGACGTCATCGATTCCATGTTCATGAGCAAGAAGGCGCTCGTCGCGTTCTACGAGCAGCAGATCGAGGACGCCTACAAGACCGGCGTGATGTTCTCGCTACACGTCAAGGCGACGATGATGAAGGTCAGCCACCCCATCGTGTTCGGCCACTGCGTCAAGGTCTTCTACCGCGACGCCTTCGCCAAACACCAGGACGTGCTCGACGACCTCGGTGTCAACGTCAACAACGGAATGGTCGACCTCTACAACAAGATCGAGTCCCTGCCGTCGTTCCAGCGGGAACAGATCATCCAGGACATCCACGACGTCCACGAGCACCGACCCGAGTTGGCGATGGTCGATTCGGCCAAGGGGATCACCAACTTCCACTCGCCGAGCGACGTGATCGTCGACGCCTCGATGCCCGCGATGATCCGCCTCGGCGGCAAGATGTACGGCGCCGACGGGCGGACCAAGGACACCAAGGCGGTCAACCCCGAGTCCACGTTCTCCCGCATCTATCAGGAGATGATCAACTGGTGCAAGACCAACGGCCAGTTCGATCCGACGACCATGGGCACCGTCCCGAACGTCGGCCTGATGGCGCAGAAGGCCGAGGAGTACGGCAGCCACGACAAGACCTTCGAGATCCCTGAGGACGGCGTCGCCGACATCGTCGATGTCGACAGCGGCGAGGTGCTCTTGTCGTGGGACGTCGAAGAGGGCGACATCTGGCGCATGCCCGTCACCAAGGACGCGGCGATCAAGGATTGGGTCAAGCTGGCCGTCACCCGGGCTCGGGCGTCAGGGATGACCGCCGTCTTCTGGCTGGACACCGAACGTCCCCACGAGGTCGAACTGCGCAAGAAGGTCAAGAGATATCTGCAGGACCATGACACCGAGGGCCTGCACATCCAGATCATGCCGCAGGTGTGGGCGATGCGGTACACACTCGAGCGCGCAACGCGCGGCCAGGACACCATCGCGGTGACCGGAAACATCCTGCGCGACTACCTCACCGACCTCTTCCCGATCCTGGAGCTGGGCACCAGCGCCAAGATGCTCTCGATCGTGCCGCTGATGGCGGGCGGCGGAATGTACGAGACGGGAGCAGGCGGTTCGGCGCCCAAACACGTCCAGCAGCTGGTCGAGGAGAACCACCTGCGCTGGGACTCGCTCGGTGAATTCTTGGCGCTGGGAGCATGTTTCGAGGATCTCGGCGAGAAGACCGGCAACAAGCGGGCCACATTGCTCGGCAAGACGCTCGACGGCGCGATCGGCAAGCTGCTCGAGAACGACAAGGGCCCGTCACGCAAGACCGGCGAACTCGACAACCGGGGCAGCCAGTTCTATCTCGCGATGTATTGGGCGCAGGAGCTCGCCAAGCAGTCTGACGATTCCGAGCTCGCCGACCACTTCGCCAAGCTGGCCAAGACGCTGGAAGAGAAGGAAGATGCCATCGTCGCCGAACTGGCTGAGGTACAGGGTGATTCGGTGGATATCGGCGGCTACTACTGGCCCGACCCGGAGAAGACCACCGCGATCATGCGGCCGAGCAAGACGCTCAACTCGACGCTCGAAGGCGTGACCGAGCAGCCGGTGACAGAGGGTTAG